From Hippoglossus stenolepis isolate QCI-W04-F060 chromosome 19, HSTE1.2, whole genome shotgun sequence, the proteins below share one genomic window:
- the crygn2 gene encoding gamma-crystallin N-B, giving the protein MSQYSGKITFYEGKCFTGRKLEVRGDCDNFQDRGFMNRVNSIRVESGAWICFDHPDFKGQQYILEHGEYPEFQRWNSHNDHMGSCKPIGMHGEHYRIELFEGCNFAGQCVEICDDCPFLQSRGLAKNCINSVKVYGDGAWVMYEEPNFRGRMYIVERGDYNSHNEWQAQNPNIQSIRRVVNYF; this is encoded by the exons ATGTCGCAGTATTCTGGAAAG atcaCCTTCTACGAGGGGAAGTGCTTCACCGGCAGGAagctggaggtcagaggtgacTGTGATAACTTCCAGGACCGCGGCTTCATGAACAG ggtGAACTCCATCCGAGTGGAGAGCGGCGCCTGGATCTGCTTCGACCACCCCGACTTCAAGGGCCAGCAGTATATCCTGGAGCACGGAGAGTACCCAGAATTCCAGAGGTGGAACTCCCACAACGATCACATGGGATCCTGCAAACCCATCGGCATG CACGGCGAGCATTATCGCATCGAGCTGTTCGAGGGCTGTAACTTCGCTGGTCAGTGCGTGGAGATCTGCGACGACTGTCCCTTCCTGCAGAGCCGCGGCCTCGCCAAGAACTGCATCAACTCCGTCAAGGTCTACGGAGACGGAGC CTGGGTGATGTACGAGGAGCCAAACTTCCGTGGTCGTATGTACATCGTGGAGCGCGGCGACTACAACAGCCACAACGAGTGGCAGGCCCAGAACCCCAACATCCAGTCCATCCGCAGAGTCGTCAACTACTTCTAA
- the eci2 gene encoding enoyl-CoA delta isomerase 2, mitochondrial, with protein sequence MAGVFLNCSAAWRLVRGRSLFRLSVAPSLKLHTTASRTMGASVEQFEQAKNKLSSLQKDPGNKVKLKIYALFKQATQGACNTSSPGMLDFVNKAKWEAWTSLGSISQDEARQQYCDLIGSLVGAENPSSAQEAAKAAGSGPTYSTLLVTTEDNITFIRLNRPTKKNAITTEMYNELIAALEQAARDDSVLTVLTGAGDFYCSGNDLNNFQLQGGGVEEMARQGAELLRKYVRAYIDFPKPLVAAVNGPAVGISVTVLGLFDLVYATERATFHTPFSQLGQSAEGCSSYTFPKIMGSAKASEMLLFNKKLTSSQACELGLVTEVFPDSSFHSEVWTRLKNYAKLPPQSLAFSKQLIRSMEKERLYAVNDAEVECLRERWTSEECANAIMSFFQAKAKL encoded by the exons ATGGCCGGTGTGTTCCTGAACTGCTCCGCTGCCTGGCGCTTAGTCCGCGGCAGAAG tttgttcagATTGTCGGTCGCTCCGAGTCTGAAGCTTCACACCACAGCGTCTCGTACGATGG gtGCGAGTGTGGAGCAGTTTGAGCAGGCGAAGAACAAACTGTCGTCGCTGCAGAAAGATCCAGGaaacaaagtcaaactgaaaatcTACGCTTTGTTCAAACAG GCCACTCAGGGTGCCTGCAACACATCCAGTCCAGGAATGTTGGACTTTGTCAACAAGGCTAAATGGGAAGCATGGACGTCTCTGGGCTCCATATCACAG gaTGAAGCCAGGCAGCAGTACTGCGACCTGATTGGTTCCCTGGTGGGGGCAGAAAATCCAAGCAGCGCACAGGAGGCCGCAAAGGCTGCTGGGAGCGGGCCGACGTACAGCACGCTGCTGGTCACCACGGAGGACAACATCACATTCATCAGACTGAACCGACCCACAAAGAAAAACGCCATCAcgactgag ATGTACAACGAGCTTATTGCGGCTCTGGAGCAGGCGGCGAGAGACGATTCAGTCCTGACTGTTTTAActg GAGCTGGAGACTTTTACTGCAGCGGAAATGACCTGAACAACTTCCAGCTGCAGgggggaggggtggaggagaTGGCTCGACAGGGGGCGGAGCTGCTCAG GAAGTACGTGAGGGCCTACATCGACTTCCCGAAGCCGCTGGTAGCTGCGGTGAACGGACCGGCGGTCGGAATTTCCGTCACTGTGTTGGGACTGTTCGACCTGGTGTATGCTACAGAGAGg GCGACCTTCCACACTCCGTTCAGTCAGCTGGGACAGAGCGCTGAAGGCTGCTCCTCCTACACCTTCCCTAAAATCATGGGCTCTgccaag gcCAGTGAGATGTTGTTGTTCAATAAGAAGTTGACGTCGTCTCAGGCTTGTGAACTCGGCCTCGTCACGGAGGTTTTTCCCGACAGCAGCTTCCACTCTGAGGTGTGGACCAGATTGAAGAACTACGCCAAGCTGCCAccccag tctttgGCGTTTTCGAAGCAGCTGATTCGCTCGATGGAAAAGGAGCGTCTCTACGCGGTGAACGACGCTGAGGTGGAGTGTCTGAGGGAGCGCTGGACGTCAGAGGAGTGCGCCAACGCCATCATGAGCTTCTTCCAGGCCAAGGCGAAACTCTGA